One window of the Desmospora profundinema genome contains the following:
- the lepB gene encoding signal peptidase I has product MKGVKGGIAPWLRTVFLAVSFALVVNQFGLALSMVNGTSMEPTLEDGDRLLINKFHFMVNEPQRGDVVTFKDPSREGRYLVKRVVGVPGDRIEIRNNTLIRNGKKAKEPYINTEIEDGDYGPVVVKKGHVFVMGDNRHQYASRDSRYKSVGQVPKRLIEGKVEFILWRPSLAAFL; this is encoded by the coding sequence ATGAAAGGGGTTAAGGGCGGCATCGCACCATGGTTGCGGACCGTTTTCCTGGCTGTTTCCTTTGCTTTGGTGGTCAACCAGTTCGGGCTGGCGCTGTCGATGGTGAACGGCACCTCCATGGAGCCGACTCTGGAAGATGGCGACAGGCTGCTGATCAATAAGTTTCATTTCATGGTGAATGAGCCGCAGCGGGGAGATGTGGTTACGTTTAAAGACCCCTCTCGGGAAGGCCGCTACTTGGTGAAAAGGGTGGTAGGTGTGCCGGGGGATCGGATCGAAATTCGTAACAACACGTTGATCCGCAATGGGAAAAAGGCGAAAGAACCTTATATCAATACAGAGATTGAAGATGGGGATTACGGGCCCGTCGTTGTAAAAAAAGGACATGTATTCGTCATGGGAGACAATCGGCACCAGTATGCCAGTCGTGACAGCCGTTACAAAAGTGTGGGTCAGGTACCGAAGCGGCTGATTGAGGGAAAGGTTGAATTTATCCTCTGGCGCCCGTCGTTGGCAGCGTTTTTGTGA
- a CDS encoding ABC transporter ATP-binding protein, giving the protein MGSVRRYLRFIRPYRIEIAGTMAVGVLKFGIPLLLPLILKFVVDDILLTERPADEKVNQLIWILAGSFFIFTVIRLPIEYYRQYFAQWTASKVLFDIRNRLFDHIQKLSLRYYNNQKVGQIISRVIHDVEQTKEFVVTGMMNIWLDLTTLSIAIAIMLWMDPWMTLVSLAVFPLYGVAVKYFYQGLRQLTRERSQALAEMQGHLHERIQGISVIRAFNLEKHEQEQFDQRNHRFLDRALAHARWNARTFAVVNTITDIAPLLVIGFAGWQVLQGNLTIGEMTAFYGYLALIYAPIRRLVNASTTLTQALASMDRVFEFVDEPYDIRDKPGAVQVDRARGEIAFKDVHFAYREGEGPVLDGVNLHIRAGETVALVGMSGGGKSSMVSLIPRFYEVTGGQVEVDGRDVRDWTLASLRRQVGMVLQDNILFSGTVLENIRMGRTDANMQEIVAAAKAAHAHDFIMNLPQGYETEIGERGVKLSGGQKQRVAIARVFLKNPPILILDEATSALDLKSEQLIQESLRDLARNRTTLIVAHRLSTITHADRICLVEQGRILESGSHQELMAKQGKYARLFQVQNLGVTPERFPRSR; this is encoded by the coding sequence TTGGGAAGTGTCCGAAGATACCTGCGTTTTATACGCCCCTATCGGATCGAGATTGCTGGCACCATGGCTGTCGGGGTATTAAAGTTCGGCATTCCGTTATTGTTGCCGCTGATCCTGAAATTTGTAGTGGATGACATTCTGCTGACTGAACGGCCGGCAGACGAAAAAGTAAACCAGTTGATCTGGATTTTGGCCGGATCTTTCTTTATTTTTACGGTTATTCGGCTGCCCATTGAGTATTATCGACAGTACTTTGCCCAGTGGACGGCCAGTAAAGTGTTGTTCGATATTCGCAATCGTTTGTTCGATCATATACAAAAGTTGTCTCTGCGCTACTACAATAACCAAAAAGTGGGTCAAATCATTTCCCGTGTAATTCATGATGTGGAACAAACCAAAGAATTTGTGGTTACCGGGATGATGAACATCTGGCTGGATCTGACGACACTTTCCATTGCGATCGCCATCATGCTGTGGATGGATCCATGGATGACCCTGGTTTCCCTGGCGGTATTTCCTCTGTACGGGGTGGCTGTCAAGTACTTCTATCAAGGGTTGCGTCAACTGACACGGGAACGTTCCCAGGCGCTTGCGGAGATGCAGGGGCATTTACATGAGCGCATTCAGGGAATCTCCGTCATCCGGGCGTTCAACTTAGAAAAACATGAACAGGAACAGTTTGATCAACGCAATCATCGCTTTTTAGACCGGGCGTTGGCCCATGCCCGTTGGAATGCCCGCACGTTTGCCGTGGTAAACACCATTACCGATATCGCACCTCTGCTAGTGATCGGCTTTGCGGGTTGGCAGGTGTTGCAAGGGAATTTGACGATCGGGGAGATGACGGCTTTCTATGGGTATTTGGCCTTAATTTATGCTCCGATCCGCCGCCTGGTCAATGCATCCACGACCCTGACGCAGGCGTTGGCTTCCATGGATCGGGTGTTTGAGTTTGTCGACGAACCTTATGACATCCGAGACAAACCTGGTGCCGTTCAGGTGGACCGCGCCCGGGGCGAAATCGCGTTTAAGGATGTGCATTTTGCATACCGAGAAGGCGAAGGTCCAGTTCTGGATGGGGTGAATCTTCACATCCGAGCGGGAGAAACCGTGGCTTTGGTGGGGATGAGCGGGGGAGGAAAATCCTCGATGGTTTCGCTGATTCCCCGTTTTTACGAGGTAACCGGGGGACAGGTGGAAGTGGACGGGAGAGATGTCCGGGATTGGACCCTGGCCAGCTTGCGTCGGCAGGTGGGAATGGTGTTGCAGGATAACATACTCTTTAGCGGTACGGTACTGGAAAACATCCGTATGGGCCGGACAGATGCCAACATGCAGGAAATCGTGGCAGCCGCCAAGGCAGCCCATGCCCACGATTTTATTATGAATCTCCCTCAAGGCTATGAAACAGAAATTGGTGAGCGGGGCGTTAAATTGTCAGGGGGGCAAAAACAAAGGGTTGCCATCGCCCGTGTTTTTCTGAAGAACCCTCCGATTCTCATCCTGGATGAAGCGACTTCGGCGCTGGATCTGAAATCGGAGCAGCTGATCCAAGAATCTTTGAGAGACTTGGCCAGAAACAGGACCACTTTGATCGTGGCTCATCGACTGTCGACGATCACCCATGCTGACCGTATCTGTCTGGTGGAACAAGGCCGGATTCTGGAAAGTGGAAGCCATCAGGAATTGATGGCGAAGCAAGGCAAGTACGCACGGCTGTTTCAAGTCCAAAATCTCGGGGTGACACCTGAAAGGTTTCCCCGCAGCCGGTAA
- the codY gene encoding GTP-sensing pleiotropic transcriptional regulator CodY, whose translation MDLLNKTRRISRILQRNVSHHLVDFDQVAEALCDVIGANIYVVSPEGEILGLAINHEIENERMQKYLKERQFPEEYATLLMEVETTSSNVSVDSPYTAYPVEMKDMFKHGYTTLVPIVGGGDHLGTLVLSRINEEFVDDDLILGEYGATVVGMEILRERAGKIEDEARSRAVVQLAINSLSFSELEAAEHIFNELEGTEGLLVASKIADRVGITRSVIVNALRKLESAGVVESRSLGMKGTYIKILNNKLLPALEKARS comes from the coding sequence ATGGATCTGTTGAACAAGACGAGACGGATTTCACGCATTCTTCAACGAAATGTCAGTCATCACTTGGTTGATTTCGACCAGGTGGCGGAAGCGCTTTGCGATGTGATTGGAGCCAATATCTATGTGGTTAGTCCCGAAGGGGAGATTCTGGGTCTGGCGATCAATCATGAAATTGAAAACGAGCGCATGCAGAAGTACTTGAAAGAGCGTCAATTTCCCGAAGAGTATGCCACCCTTCTGATGGAAGTGGAGACCACTTCCTCTAATGTGAGTGTGGACAGCCCCTACACCGCCTATCCGGTGGAAATGAAAGACATGTTTAAGCACGGGTACACGACACTGGTTCCGATTGTGGGCGGCGGGGACCATCTGGGAACCTTGGTGCTGTCCCGGATCAACGAAGAATTTGTGGATGACGATCTGATCCTCGGCGAATACGGTGCAACGGTTGTCGGAATGGAAATCCTGCGTGAACGCGCGGGCAAGATCGAGGATGAAGCCCGCAGTCGCGCTGTGGTTCAATTGGCCATCAACTCCCTTTCTTTCAGCGAGTTGGAAGCGGCCGAGCATATCTTCAATGAGTTGGAGGGAACGGAAGGGTTGCTGGTAGCCAGCAAAATCGCCGATCGCGTGGGTATTACCCGTTCCGTCATCGTCAATGCGCTCCGGAAACTGGAGAGTGCCGGTGTGGTAGAATCCCGCTCATTGGGGATGAAGGGAACCTATATCAAAATCCTGAACAATAAATTGTTGCCTGCTTTAGAAAAAGCACGCAGCTAA
- a CDS encoding DUF402 domain-containing protein, with amino-acid sequence MMIQAGDWIRIESRKHDGSFHRAWKRSRVLRVTSREILVANRDVEVEESDGRQRISPGLALCQFHRNKWYNTILLYDEAGSHRWYCNIASPFRWSGRTLIYTDYDWDLTVDSTRKFRWLDREEFTRNSVRYSYPASVRSCVEKARKELSQRLQKGQSPFTSSFVEEGYHQYLSLKNLSMG; translated from the coding sequence ATGATGATCCAAGCCGGTGACTGGATCCGTATTGAAAGCCGGAAGCACGACGGCTCGTTCCACCGAGCCTGGAAGCGGTCCCGGGTGCTTCGAGTAACGTCCAGGGAGATTCTCGTCGCCAATCGGGACGTAGAAGTAGAGGAGTCTGACGGGCGGCAACGGATTTCGCCAGGATTGGCCCTATGCCAGTTTCATAGAAACAAATGGTATAATACCATACTATTATATGACGAAGCCGGTTCCCATCGCTGGTATTGCAATATCGCTTCCCCTTTCCGATGGAGCGGACGCACGTTGATTTACACGGATTATGATTGGGACCTGACAGTGGATTCTACGAGGAAATTCCGCTGGTTGGACCGGGAAGAGTTTACGCGTAACTCTGTCCGTTATTCGTATCCGGCCTCTGTCCGGTCCTGTGTGGAAAAGGCACGAAAAGAACTGAGCCAACGCTTGCAAAAGGGTCAATCACCATTTACTTCATCCTTTGTGGAAGAGGGGTATCATCAATATCTTTCATTGAAAAATCTATCAATGGGGTGA
- the proC gene encoding pyrroline-5-carboxylate reductase, producing the protein MENNTLYCFIGAGSVAEAIISGIIREGKAAPGEIAVINRQNRDRLQSLIQRFQIRCPEEEKVETIRNARNLILAVKPKDMADALRQWGSAIHSGQRVISVVAGLSTSWIEERLAPGTTVIRAMPNTSSMVGRSATALCPGRHAGEKDLEEARRTFDAIGSTVTVEEQHMDTVTGLSGSGPAYIYYMVEALEQAGITQGLDQQIVRQLTLQTLVGAAHMLLETGEAPAELRKKVTSPGGTTMAALETLDSHQFQQALIHAVSRAKERSKELGEAWNTPSVRT; encoded by the coding sequence ATGGAAAACAACACCCTATATTGTTTCATCGGAGCGGGTTCTGTGGCTGAAGCCATCATCTCCGGAATCATCCGGGAGGGGAAAGCCGCCCCCGGTGAAATTGCCGTCATCAACCGGCAAAACCGGGACCGTCTCCAAAGCCTGATCCAGCGCTTCCAGATCCGTTGCCCCGAAGAAGAGAAAGTGGAAACCATCCGCAACGCCCGCAATCTGATCCTCGCCGTCAAACCCAAGGACATGGCTGACGCACTCCGGCAGTGGGGCTCTGCCATTCATTCCGGACAACGGGTTATCTCCGTCGTCGCCGGCCTTTCCACCTCCTGGATCGAAGAACGCCTCGCCCCCGGCACCACCGTCATCCGAGCCATGCCGAACACGTCGAGCATGGTCGGTCGATCCGCTACCGCCCTGTGTCCCGGGCGGCACGCGGGGGAAAAAGATCTGGAGGAAGCCAGACGGACATTTGATGCGATTGGATCCACCGTCACGGTAGAAGAACAGCATATGGATACCGTTACGGGATTGTCCGGAAGCGGCCCCGCCTATATCTATTATATGGTGGAAGCACTGGAACAGGCGGGCATCACCCAAGGGCTCGACCAACAGATTGTCCGGCAGCTTACACTGCAGACGTTGGTGGGAGCAGCCCACATGCTGCTGGAGACAGGAGAAGCACCCGCGGAATTGAGAAAAAAGGTGACTTCCCCCGGCGGAACCACGATGGCCGCCCTGGAAACCCTGGACAGCCATCAATTCCAACAGGCATTGATCCATGCGGTCTCCCGTGCCAAAGAACGTTCAAAGGAATTGGGAGAAGCATGGAACACTCCCTCTGTCCGGACCTGA
- the cyoE gene encoding heme o synthase codes for MERPISQQSSGGILTDGARVTDRAVKAGWRDYWTLTKPGINASNLMAAFAGFWLAGYGAIDYSLLLAMLAGTALVIAGGCSVNNYIDRDIDPLMKRTRDRPVAAGRIQPLTALWYGIGLFLAGVVLLVALVNPLTAFLAAIGFVTYVFLYSAWTKRTTHWNTVVGSVSGAVPPLIGWAAVTGGLEWPAWVLFLFMFVWQPAHFFALAMMKADDYREAGIPMLPVVKGFRETKWQTLIFIILVLPVSLLLFATGVVGWLYLVTALVLGVGYLYLALAGWTKETNDAWARKMFLYSLLYLTVMQLAMFIDPILFR; via the coding sequence GTGGAACGACCCATCTCACAGCAGTCTTCAGGCGGGATCCTTACCGACGGCGCAAGGGTGACAGACAGGGCTGTCAAAGCCGGCTGGCGGGATTATTGGACCTTGACCAAACCGGGGATCAATGCATCCAATTTGATGGCGGCATTCGCCGGCTTTTGGCTTGCCGGATACGGCGCGATCGACTATTCGTTGTTGCTGGCGATGTTGGCGGGTACCGCATTGGTGATCGCCGGTGGCTGCTCGGTCAACAATTATATCGACCGCGACATTGACCCCTTGATGAAACGTACGAGAGACCGGCCGGTGGCAGCAGGCAGAATCCAACCGCTGACCGCACTTTGGTATGGAATTGGTTTGTTTTTGGCCGGCGTGGTCTTGCTGGTGGCGCTGGTTAATCCGCTAACCGCATTCCTGGCAGCGATCGGGTTTGTCACCTATGTCTTCCTCTACTCCGCTTGGACCAAGCGAACGACGCACTGGAACACGGTGGTGGGCAGCGTATCCGGAGCTGTGCCCCCATTAATCGGATGGGCAGCGGTGACAGGTGGATTGGAATGGCCTGCTTGGGTGCTGTTTTTGTTTATGTTCGTTTGGCAACCGGCCCACTTCTTCGCTTTGGCCATGATGAAAGCCGATGACTATCGGGAAGCGGGGATCCCGATGCTTCCTGTAGTGAAGGGGTTTCGAGAGACCAAGTGGCAAACCCTGATCTTTATCATTCTGGTATTGCCGGTTTCTCTCCTCCTTTTCGCGACCGGGGTGGTGGGTTGGCTGTACTTGGTGACAGCGCTCGTCCTGGGTGTCGGTTATCTGTACCTCGCCTTGGCAGGGTGGACCAAGGAAACGAATGACGCCTGGGCCCGTAAAATGTTCCTCTACTCCCTTCTGTATCTGACGGTTATGCAGCTGGCGATGTTTATCGATCCCATCCTGTTCCGCTGA
- a CDS encoding ATP-binding protein, translating to MKRFPIKYEWDVVDIRSQVRELAKKHGFGDLDQARIVQSVSELAKNVVEHAEEGIVEVCLIQEEERSGIRIKVQDFGPGIEDLEMILRSSEAPASVEGFGLKQVRESMDDFSIRVLEGKGTLVQVTKWLEEQRQTDGSP from the coding sequence ATGAAGCGTTTTCCCATTAAGTATGAGTGGGATGTGGTCGATATCCGGAGTCAAGTGCGAGAATTGGCCAAGAAGCACGGGTTTGGTGACTTGGACCAGGCAAGGATTGTCCAATCGGTTTCTGAACTGGCCAAAAACGTGGTGGAACACGCAGAGGAAGGAATTGTAGAGGTTTGTCTGATTCAGGAAGAGGAGCGCAGTGGAATACGAATCAAGGTGCAGGATTTTGGTCCCGGCATCGAGGATCTGGAAATGATTCTGCGCTCGTCGGAAGCCCCCGCTTCTGTGGAGGGTTTTGGGTTGAAGCAGGTTCGGGAATCGATGGACGACTTTTCGATTCGGGTGTTGGAAGGAAAGGGGACGTTGGTGCAGGTTACCAAATGGCTGGAAGAGCAGCGTCAAACCGACGGGAGCCCGTGA